From Micromonospora rhizosphaerae, the proteins below share one genomic window:
- a CDS encoding methylated-DNA--[protein]-cysteine S-methyltransferase has product MNTTLDSTVIETPTGPLSILTGPDGVVRAAGFTAAPEGLLPLIHPSLRGDLRDRPDLGPVTVAVRSYLAGDLTAIDGVPVEQHSGGEFLSHAWRVLREVKPGEPVTYTGFAGLAGRPAAVRAAAAACARNAAALFVPCHRVLRIDGTLGGYRWGLDVKKWLLDHERRDFTAGGATR; this is encoded by the coding sequence ATGAACACCACACTGGACAGCACCGTCATCGAGACGCCTACCGGACCGCTGAGCATCCTGACCGGCCCCGACGGCGTGGTCCGGGCGGCCGGCTTCACCGCCGCGCCGGAGGGCCTGCTGCCGCTGATCCACCCGAGTCTCCGCGGCGACCTGCGAGACCGGCCCGACCTCGGCCCGGTGACCGTCGCCGTCCGCTCCTACCTGGCCGGCGACCTGACCGCGATCGACGGGGTGCCGGTGGAGCAGCACAGCGGCGGCGAGTTCCTCAGCCACGCCTGGCGGGTGCTGCGCGAGGTGAAGCCGGGCGAGCCGGTGACGTACACCGGTTTCGCCGGGCTGGCCGGCCGGCCGGCGGCGGTCCGCGCCGCCGCGGCGGCCTGCGCCCGCAACGCCGCGGCCCTCTTCGTCCCCTGCCATCGGGTGTTGCGCATCGACGGGACCCTCGGCGGCTACCGGTGGGGGCTGGATGTGAAGAAGTGGCTGCTTGATCACGAGCGGCGGGACTTCACCGCCGGTGGCGCGACTCGCTGA
- a CDS encoding ABC transporter ATP-binding protein: MTLIATESLTKTYGGRVTALADLTVAVEPGIIGLVGANGAGKSTLIKILLGLLAPTSGRVRVLDLDPTTDPAAVRARVGYMPEHDALPPDLSAAELVTHLGRISGLPRAVARERASEALRHVGLYEERYRPVGGYSTGMKQRVKLAQALVHDPDLLLLDEPTNGLDPAGRDAMLALIHRIGTEFGISVLVCSHLLGEVERICDTLVAIDGGRLLRADRVSAMTSATDVLAVEVSEGTEDLAARLAALDLSVTREGRMLLVPLADDATYDLILGAVAELDLPLHRLDQRRHRVAELFATREPSHV; the protein is encoded by the coding sequence GTGACACTGATCGCAACCGAGTCGCTGACCAAGACGTATGGAGGTCGGGTCACCGCGCTGGCCGACCTGACAGTCGCGGTCGAGCCGGGGATCATAGGTTTGGTCGGCGCTAACGGCGCCGGCAAGTCCACGTTGATCAAGATCCTGCTCGGCCTGCTCGCCCCGACCAGCGGCCGGGTCCGGGTGCTCGACCTCGACCCGACCACCGACCCGGCGGCGGTCCGCGCCCGGGTCGGCTACATGCCCGAGCACGACGCCCTCCCGCCCGATCTCTCCGCCGCCGAGCTGGTCACCCATCTCGGCCGGATCAGCGGCCTGCCCCGCGCGGTCGCCCGCGAGCGGGCCTCCGAGGCGCTGCGTCACGTCGGCCTCTACGAGGAGCGCTACCGCCCGGTCGGCGGCTACTCGACCGGCATGAAGCAGCGGGTCAAGCTCGCCCAGGCCCTGGTGCACGACCCCGACCTGCTGCTCCTCGACGAGCCGACCAACGGCCTCGACCCGGCCGGGCGCGACGCCATGCTCGCCCTGATCCACCGGATCGGCACCGAGTTCGGCATCTCCGTGCTGGTCTGCTCGCACCTGCTCGGCGAGGTGGAGCGGATCTGCGACACGCTGGTCGCCATCGACGGCGGGCGGCTGCTGCGCGCGGACCGCGTCTCCGCGATGACCTCCGCCACCGACGTGCTCGCGGTCGAGGTCAGCGAGGGTACCGAGGACCTCGCCGCCCGGCTCGCCGCGCTCGACCTGTCGGTGACCCGGGAGGGGCGGATGTTGCTCGTCCCGCTCGCCGACGACGCCACCTACGACCTGATCCTCGGCGCGGTCGCCGAGCTGGACCTGCCGCTGCACCGGCTGGACCAGCGCCGGCACCGGGTGGCCGAACTCTTCGCCACGAGGGAGCCCAGCCATGTCTGA
- the valS gene encoding valine--tRNA ligase — protein sequence MTDTARTARAGVPERPTLDGLEETWARRWQEEDTYAFDRTKERADVYAIDTPPPTVSGELHMGHVFSYTHTDTVARFQRMRGRAVFYPMGWDDNGLPTERRVQNVYGVRCDPALPYDPSWVPPAVPVSEAARKDPTPISRRNFIELCELLTVADEEIFEALWRRLGLSVDWSLTYTTIGWMARATSQRAFLRNLARGEAYQAEAPTLWDVGFATAVAQAELEDRERPGAYYRLRFTGPGGREVLIDTTRPELLPACVALVCHPDDERYADLVGASVRTPIFGVEVPVRAHPLADPAKGTGIAMVCTFGDLADVTWWRELQLDTRVVIGRDGRLLPEPPPGVPAEPYAALAGQTVNGARRTLVQMLADAGDLVGEPRPITHPVKFYERGDRPLEIVSTRQWYLRNGGRDAELRAELLARGEELHWVPEHMKHRYDHWVRGLTGDWLVSRQRFFGVPVPVWYRLDDAGEPDWSQPLTPDEAMLPVDPSSDPPPGFDESQRGAPGGFVGDPDVLDTWATSSVTPQIIGGWETDPDLFARVFPMDLRPQGHDIIRTWLFSTIVRSHLEHGVLPWRDAVLSGWILDPDHKKMAKSKGNVVTPMALLEQHGSDAVRYWAANGKPGMDLAFDPAQIKVGRRLATKLLNASKFALGLGAADALRAAATEPLDTAMLAELSGVVAAATTAFDEYDHTAALMATEAFFWRFCDDYIELVKERAYGSGSGADSARAALATALSVQLRLFAPVLPFVTEEVWSWWRYGSVHRAPWPTTYEVGRAVQAPGDPELLRLAGDALSQVRRAKSERKLSMKAEVPLAEALGPAALLERLTVIADDLRAAGRIAKLDLLPDRAPELVIACAF from the coding sequence ATGACCGATACGGCGAGGACGGCCCGCGCCGGCGTCCCCGAGCGTCCGACCCTGGACGGGCTCGAGGAGACCTGGGCGCGCCGCTGGCAGGAGGAGGACACGTACGCGTTCGACCGCACCAAGGAGCGGGCCGACGTGTACGCGATCGACACCCCGCCGCCGACGGTATCCGGCGAGCTGCACATGGGCCACGTCTTCTCGTACACCCACACCGACACGGTGGCCCGGTTCCAGCGGATGCGCGGCCGCGCGGTCTTCTACCCGATGGGCTGGGACGACAACGGCCTGCCCACCGAGCGTCGGGTGCAGAACGTCTACGGGGTGCGCTGCGACCCGGCCCTGCCGTACGACCCGTCCTGGGTGCCGCCCGCCGTTCCAGTGAGCGAGGCGGCTCGGAAGGACCCCACCCCGATCTCCCGGCGCAACTTCATCGAGCTGTGCGAGCTGCTGACGGTCGCCGACGAGGAGATCTTCGAGGCGCTCTGGCGGCGGCTCGGGCTGTCCGTGGACTGGTCGCTGACGTACACCACGATCGGGTGGATGGCCCGGGCGACGTCGCAGCGGGCGTTCCTGCGGAACCTGGCCCGGGGCGAGGCGTACCAGGCCGAGGCGCCGACACTCTGGGACGTCGGGTTCGCCACCGCGGTTGCCCAGGCGGAGCTGGAGGATCGGGAGCGGCCGGGGGCGTACTACCGGCTGCGGTTCACCGGGCCGGGCGGGCGGGAGGTGCTGATCGACACCACCCGGCCGGAGCTGCTGCCGGCCTGCGTGGCGCTGGTCTGCCACCCCGACGACGAGCGGTACGCCGACCTCGTCGGCGCGTCGGTGCGTACCCCGATCTTCGGGGTCGAGGTGCCGGTGCGCGCGCACCCGCTGGCGGACCCGGCCAAGGGCACCGGCATCGCGATGGTCTGCACCTTCGGCGACCTGGCCGACGTGACCTGGTGGCGGGAGCTCCAGCTCGACACCCGGGTGGTGATCGGCCGGGACGGGCGGCTGCTGCCCGAGCCGCCGCCCGGCGTGCCCGCCGAGCCCTACGCGGCGCTGGCCGGGCAGACGGTCAACGGCGCCCGGCGGACGCTGGTGCAGATGCTGGCCGACGCCGGTGACCTGGTCGGCGAGCCGCGCCCGATCACCCACCCGGTGAAGTTCTACGAGCGGGGCGACCGCCCGCTGGAGATCGTCTCGACCCGGCAGTGGTACCTGCGCAACGGCGGCCGGGACGCCGAGTTGCGGGCGGAGCTGCTGGCCCGGGGCGAGGAGCTGCACTGGGTGCCGGAGCACATGAAGCACCGCTACGACCACTGGGTGCGCGGTCTGACCGGGGACTGGCTGGTCAGCCGGCAGCGGTTCTTCGGCGTGCCGGTGCCGGTGTGGTACCGGCTCGACGACGCTGGCGAGCCGGACTGGTCCCAGCCTCTCACGCCGGACGAGGCGATGCTGCCGGTCGACCCGTCCAGCGACCCGCCGCCCGGATTCGACGAGTCGCAGCGCGGCGCCCCGGGCGGCTTCGTCGGCGACCCGGACGTGCTGGACACTTGGGCCACCTCGTCGGTGACCCCGCAGATCATCGGCGGCTGGGAGACCGACCCGGACCTGTTCGCCCGGGTCTTCCCGATGGACCTGCGCCCGCAGGGGCACGACATCATCCGGACCTGGCTCTTCTCCACCATCGTCCGCTCCCACCTCGAGCACGGGGTGCTGCCCTGGCGGGACGCGGTGCTCTCCGGCTGGATCCTCGATCCGGACCACAAGAAGATGGCCAAGTCCAAGGGGAACGTGGTCACCCCGATGGCGCTGCTGGAGCAGCACGGCTCCGACGCGGTGCGGTACTGGGCGGCCAACGGCAAGCCCGGGATGGACCTGGCCTTCGACCCGGCCCAGATCAAGGTCGGTCGGCGGCTCGCCACCAAGCTGCTCAACGCGTCCAAGTTCGCCCTGGGGCTGGGCGCCGCGGACGCCTTGCGCGCCGCGGCGACCGAGCCGCTGGACACCGCCATGCTCGCCGAACTCTCCGGCGTGGTCGCGGCCGCGACCACCGCCTTCGACGAGTACGACCACACGGCCGCCCTGATGGCGACCGAGGCGTTCTTCTGGCGGTTCTGCGACGACTACATCGAGCTGGTGAAGGAACGCGCCTACGGCTCCGGGTCGGGTGCCGACTCGGCGCGGGCGGCGCTGGCCACCGCGCTCTCGGTGCAGTTGCGGCTCTTCGCCCCGGTGCTGCCCTTCGTGACCGAGGAGGTGTGGTCCTGGTGGCGGTACGGCTCGGTGCACCGCGCGCCCTGGCCCACGACGTACGAGGTGGGGCGCGCGGTGCAGGCCCCCGGTGACCCGGAACTGCTGCGGCTGGCCGGGGACGCGCTGAGCCAGGTGCGCCGCGCCAAGTCGGAGCGGAAGCTCTCCATGAAGGCGGAGGTGCCGCTGGCCGAGGCGCTCGGCCCCGCCGCGCTGCTGGAGCGGCTCACCGTGATCGCCGACGACCTCCGCGCGGCGGGCCGCATCGCCAAGCTCGACCTCCTCCCCGACCGCGCCCCGGAGCTGGTCATCGCCTGCGCCTTCTGA
- a CDS encoding ABC transporter permease, which translates to MSTVSWITARGLFGRRRFLLLFPLPALLLVLAVTSRALGVDPGEWGPPVLVGLGLAVVLPVVALIVGTGVLGAEIDDGTIVHILTKPLPRWQIVLPKLAVATGVTAATVAVPLYVAGVLADSVRLGLALAAASALGALAYSALFLALSLVTRRPVLLGLVYVLIWEGLLGNFVSGTRVLSVQQWVIALADRMAPTELLSATVSVPVAAVLTAVVAICFTVLAIDRLRSFSVAGETS; encoded by the coding sequence ATGTCTACCGTCTCGTGGATCACCGCCCGAGGGCTCTTCGGCCGTCGCCGGTTCCTGCTGCTCTTCCCGCTGCCGGCGCTGCTGCTGGTGCTCGCGGTGACCTCCCGCGCCCTCGGGGTGGACCCGGGCGAGTGGGGGCCGCCGGTGCTGGTCGGGCTGGGCCTGGCCGTGGTGCTGCCGGTGGTCGCGCTGATCGTCGGCACCGGCGTGCTGGGCGCCGAGATCGACGACGGCACGATCGTGCACATCCTGACCAAGCCGCTGCCGCGCTGGCAGATCGTGCTGCCCAAGCTCGCGGTGGCGACCGGGGTCACCGCGGCCACCGTCGCCGTGCCGCTCTACGTCGCGGGCGTGCTCGCCGATTCGGTACGCCTCGGACTGGCGCTCGCCGCCGCCTCCGCGCTCGGCGCGCTCGCGTACTCGGCGCTGTTCCTGGCGCTCAGCCTGGTCACCCGGCGGCCGGTGCTGCTCGGGCTGGTCTACGTGCTGATCTGGGAGGGGCTGCTGGGCAACTTCGTCAGTGGCACCCGGGTGCTCTCCGTCCAGCAGTGGGTGATCGCCCTCGCCGACCGGATGGCCCCCACCGAGCTGCTCTCCGCCACCGTCTCCGTCCCGGTCGCCGCCGTGCTGACCGCCGTCGTCGCCATCTGCTTCACCGTCCTGGCGATCGACCGCCTCCGCTCCTTCTCGGTCGCCGGCGAAACGAGCTGA
- a CDS encoding DNA-3-methyladenine glycosylase 2 family protein, whose translation MELDFERCYRAVDSRDQRFDGWFYTGVTSTGIYCRPSCPAMTPKRQNVRFFPSAAAAQGAGLRACRRCRPDAAPGSPQWDVRADVVGRAMRLIADGVVDRDGVPGLAARLGYTERHLHRMLRAEMGAGPLALARAQRAQTARILIETTGLGMAEIAFAAGFGSVRQFNDTVREVYGTAPSELRATRGGRPVAGGAGTITLRLAYRPPLHAAALLDFLAVRALPGVEEVRDGTYRRGLRLPHGAGEVALTPADGYVAATLRLADMRDLAPAVARCRRLLDLDADPVAIDQTLAEDPALAKAVAAEPGVRLPRAVDGFEMALRAITTQQVSLQSARTTLTRLLRTTTPDHPEPGPDDHEVIAIEDGVSGQQLHDQRERGRGSAEVRLRGFVSAGEVLGLPDSAFGMPGARRETIRAVARAVADGELDLDPGGDREEAVRRLTALPGIGPWTAGYVAMRALGDPDVFLPTDLAVRRGAAALRLPDDPKTLDAYADRWRPWRSYAVIRLWRAA comes from the coding sequence GTGGAGTTGGACTTCGAACGGTGCTACCGGGCCGTCGACAGCCGCGACCAGCGGTTCGACGGCTGGTTCTACACGGGCGTGACCTCGACCGGGATCTACTGCCGGCCGTCCTGCCCGGCAATGACGCCGAAGCGGCAGAACGTACGTTTCTTCCCGTCCGCGGCGGCGGCGCAAGGAGCCGGGCTGCGCGCCTGCCGGCGCTGCCGCCCCGACGCCGCCCCCGGATCGCCGCAGTGGGACGTGCGGGCGGACGTGGTCGGGCGGGCCATGCGGCTGATCGCCGACGGGGTCGTGGACCGGGACGGCGTACCGGGGTTGGCTGCCCGGCTCGGCTACACCGAGCGGCACCTGCACCGGATGTTGCGCGCCGAGATGGGCGCCGGGCCGCTCGCGCTGGCCCGCGCCCAGCGCGCCCAGACCGCCCGGATCCTCATCGAGACCACCGGCCTGGGCATGGCCGAGATCGCGTTCGCCGCCGGCTTCGGCAGCGTCCGGCAGTTCAACGACACGGTCCGGGAGGTGTACGGGACCGCCCCGTCCGAACTTCGGGCCACCCGAGGAGGGCGACCGGTGGCTGGCGGGGCGGGCACGATCACGTTGCGGCTGGCGTACCGGCCGCCGTTGCACGCGGCGGCGCTGCTGGACTTCCTCGCCGTACGGGCGCTGCCCGGGGTGGAGGAGGTCCGCGACGGGACGTACCGCCGGGGGTTGCGGCTGCCGCACGGGGCCGGCGAGGTCGCGCTGACCCCGGCCGACGGGTATGTCGCGGCGACCCTGCGCCTGGCCGACATGCGCGACCTGGCCCCCGCGGTGGCCCGCTGCCGCCGCCTGCTCGACCTCGACGCCGACCCCGTGGCCATCGACCAGACCCTGGCGGAGGACCCGGCCCTCGCCAAAGCCGTCGCGGCCGAACCGGGAGTACGCCTGCCCCGCGCGGTGGACGGCTTCGAGATGGCCCTCCGCGCCATCACCACCCAACAGGTCTCCCTCCAGTCCGCCCGTACCACCCTCACCCGCCTCCTCCGGACGACCACCCCCGACCACCCCGAGCCCGGCCCCGACGATCATGAAGTTATTGCCATCGAAGACGGCGTGTCCGGACAACAACTTCATGATCAACGCGAGCGGGGGCGGGGCTCGGCTGAGGTCAGGCTGCGGGGGTTCGTCAGTGCCGGGGAGGTGCTCGGGTTGCCGGACTCGGCGTTCGGGATGCCGGGGGCGCGGCGGGAGACGATTCGGGCGGTGGCGCGGGCGGTGGCCGACGGCGAGCTCGATCTCGATCCCGGCGGGGACCGGGAGGAGGCCGTGCGGCGGCTGACTGCCCTGCCCGGGATCGGGCCCTGGACCGCCGGCTACGTGGCGATGCGGGCCCTCGGCGACCCGGACGTCTTCCTCCCCACCGACCTCGCCGTACGCCGGGGCGCGGCCGCGCTCCGCCTGCCCGACGACCCGAAGACCCTTGACGCGTACGCCGACCGCTGGCGCCCCTGGCGGTCCTACGCGGTGATCCGACTCTGGAGAGCAGCATGA
- a CDS encoding nitroreductase family protein: MPTLPLSPDELLTTTRTVRRRLDLTRPVPMELVRECLEIALQAPSGSNRQNWQWIVVTDPAKRDLIGRMYQRAVHGYLGGEGSAAQLFADDPARSAVQRRVAESVAWLGDRMGQVPVLVIPCIQLDSGGELPAGNQAGLWGSVLPAAWSYMLAARARGLGTAWTTLHLVYEAEAAELLGLPENVRQGALIPTAYHIGESFRSAERQPLDEVLHIDGW, encoded by the coding sequence ATGCCGACGCTGCCACTGAGCCCCGACGAGCTGCTCACCACCACCCGGACGGTTCGCAGGCGGCTGGACCTGACCCGCCCGGTGCCGATGGAGCTGGTCCGGGAGTGTCTGGAGATCGCCCTCCAGGCGCCGTCCGGCTCCAACCGGCAGAACTGGCAGTGGATCGTGGTCACCGACCCGGCCAAGCGGGACCTGATCGGCCGGATGTACCAGCGCGCCGTGCACGGCTACCTTGGCGGCGAGGGCTCGGCCGCCCAGCTCTTCGCCGACGACCCGGCCCGGTCCGCAGTGCAGCGCCGGGTGGCGGAGAGCGTGGCCTGGCTCGGCGACCGGATGGGGCAGGTGCCGGTGCTGGTCATCCCCTGCATCCAGCTGGACTCCGGCGGCGAGCTGCCCGCCGGAAACCAGGCCGGGCTCTGGGGGTCGGTGCTGCCGGCCGCGTGGAGCTACATGCTCGCCGCCCGGGCCCGCGGCCTGGGCACCGCCTGGACCACCCTGCACCTCGTGTACGAGGCGGAGGCGGCGGAGCTGCTCGGCCTCCCGGAGAACGTCCGGCAGGGCGCGCTGATCCCGACCGCGTACCACATCGGGGAGAGCTTCCGGTCGGCGGAGCGGCAGCCGCTCGACGAGGTGCTGCACATCGACGGGTGGTGA
- a CDS encoding DM13 domain-containing protein, which translates to MISRLLRTPLTWVVVAVLAAGAAVGLWWFQPWKAVTDREVREELSAVDVTASPAGTAAPTGTAAPVGPTLVSRGDFVTHEHDTSGTARIVRGADGRYRLELVGLDTSNGPDLQVWLTDQPVRTGRSGWNVFDDGRRVELGPLKGNLGDQAYDIPAGTDLTGLTSVAIWCQRFAVSFGAAPLTPVG; encoded by the coding sequence ATGATCTCCCGTCTGCTGCGTACCCCGCTGACCTGGGTCGTCGTCGCCGTCCTCGCCGCCGGGGCGGCCGTCGGGCTCTGGTGGTTCCAACCGTGGAAGGCGGTCACCGACAGGGAGGTCCGCGAGGAGCTGTCGGCGGTCGACGTGACCGCCTCGCCGGCCGGCACCGCGGCGCCCACCGGCACCGCCGCGCCGGTCGGACCGACCCTGGTCAGCCGGGGCGACTTCGTCACCCACGAGCACGACACCAGCGGCACCGCGCGGATCGTGCGCGGGGCCGACGGGCGGTATCGGCTGGAGCTGGTCGGCCTGGACACCTCCAACGGTCCGGATCTTCAGGTCTGGCTGACCGACCAGCCGGTCCGCACCGGCCGGTCCGGCTGGAACGTCTTCGACGACGGCCGCCGGGTCGAGCTCGGTCCGCTCAAGGGCAACCTGGGTGACCAGGCGTACGACATCCCGGCCGGGACCGACCTGACCGGGCTGACCAGCGTGGCAATCTGGTGCCAGCGGTTCGCCGTCTCGTTCGGCGCGGCCCCACTGACCCCCGTCGGCTGA
- a CDS encoding alpha/beta hydrolase, translating into MRPDTIVLIHGFWVTPRSWENWKARYEGQGFRVLTPTYPGFEVGVETLNADPSPVERLTVPDIIRHLEAVIRELPTPPIIMGHSAGGAFTQILLDHGLGAAGVALNSAPTEGVKVTPPTQLKAAFPVLDNPAGAIGYSPEQWRYAFTNTFSEEESLALYQRYHVPASATIFWGSLLANFRPGHQHTWVDYHNDDRAPLLFVSGGEDHLMPPSVQRSNAAHYRSNAVTEIREYPGYPHLLPAQQGWEQIADDVLAWALANAR; encoded by the coding sequence ATGAGACCCGACACCATCGTGCTCATCCACGGCTTCTGGGTGACGCCCCGGAGCTGGGAGAACTGGAAGGCTCGCTACGAGGGACAGGGCTTCCGTGTCCTCACGCCGACCTACCCCGGTTTTGAGGTCGGGGTCGAGACGCTGAACGCCGACCCCTCCCCGGTCGAGCGGCTCACCGTGCCCGACATCATCCGCCACCTCGAGGCGGTGATCCGCGAGCTGCCGACACCGCCGATCATCATGGGGCACTCGGCCGGCGGCGCGTTCACCCAGATCCTGCTCGACCACGGGCTCGGCGCGGCCGGAGTCGCCCTCAACTCCGCCCCGACCGAGGGCGTCAAGGTGACCCCACCCACGCAGCTAAAGGCGGCCTTCCCCGTCCTGGACAACCCGGCCGGGGCGATCGGCTACTCCCCCGAGCAGTGGCGGTACGCCTTCACCAACACGTTCAGCGAGGAGGAGTCCCTGGCGCTGTATCAGCGCTACCACGTCCCGGCGTCCGCGACGATCTTCTGGGGCAGCCTCCTCGCCAACTTCCGGCCGGGCCATCAGCACACCTGGGTCGACTACCACAACGACGACCGGGCTCCGCTGCTGTTCGTCTCCGGCGGCGAGGACCACCTCATGCCGCCCAGCGTGCAGCGGTCCAACGCCGCGCACTACCGGTCGAACGCGGTGACCGAGATCCGGGAGTACCCGGGCTACCCGCACCTGCTCCCCGCCCAGCAGGGCTGGGAGCAGATCGCCGACGACGTTCTCGCCTGGGCGCTGGCGAACGCGAGATAG
- a CDS encoding ABC transporter permease: MSEPTGVIHDIGYQRYTGPRLGRGHVFGALYLHGLRTAFGLGRSAKAKIFPWLVVGIVTVVAAALTAVRTQIGQVVMTYAQFADAMSWLVIFFVAVVGPELVSRDLRSGVLPLYFSRPLPRADYALAKLLALMTALWLLLGAPQLVMFLGAAFTTDDGMRGVWNELLDLLPGLLYAGLWAVVFSSVGLLIASLTGKRAFAAGGIVAAFLMTTPIVGTLSIMPSRTVNELAGLGSPSTIVQGVGIWSLGDLLVTREQSGPGIGDFGPVYALAALLLVGGCVALLLLRYRKVAAR; this comes from the coding sequence ATGTCTGAGCCGACCGGTGTCATCCACGACATCGGCTACCAGCGCTACACCGGCCCGCGGCTGGGCCGCGGGCACGTCTTCGGCGCGCTCTACCTGCACGGGCTGCGCACCGCGTTCGGCCTGGGCCGCAGCGCCAAGGCCAAGATCTTCCCCTGGCTGGTGGTCGGCATCGTCACCGTGGTGGCCGCCGCGCTGACCGCGGTACGCACCCAGATCGGCCAGGTCGTCATGACGTACGCCCAGTTCGCCGACGCGATGAGCTGGCTGGTCATCTTCTTCGTCGCGGTGGTCGGGCCGGAGCTGGTCTCCCGCGACCTGCGCAGCGGGGTGCTGCCGCTCTACTTCTCCCGGCCGCTGCCCCGCGCCGACTACGCGCTGGCCAAGCTGCTGGCCCTGATGACCGCGCTCTGGCTGCTGCTCGGCGCACCGCAACTGGTGATGTTCCTCGGTGCCGCGTTCACCACCGACGACGGGATGCGCGGGGTCTGGAACGAGCTGCTCGACCTGCTCCCCGGCCTGCTCTACGCCGGCCTCTGGGCGGTGGTGTTCTCCTCGGTCGGCCTGCTGATCGCCTCGCTCACCGGCAAGCGGGCGTTCGCCGCCGGTGGCATCGTGGCGGCCTTCCTGATGACCACGCCGATCGTCGGCACGCTGTCGATCATGCCCTCCCGGACGGTCAACGAGCTGGCCGGCCTCGGCTCACCCTCGACCATCGTGCAGGGGGTCGGGATCTGGTCGCTGGGCGACCTGCTGGTCACCCGGGAACAGAGCGGGCCGGGGATCGGCGACTTCGGCCCGGTCTACGCCCTCGCCGCCCTGCTGCTGGTGGGCGGTTGCGTCGCCCTGCTGCTGCTGCGATACCGGAAGGTGGCCGCCCGATGA
- a CDS encoding ABC transporter ATP-binding protein: MTTISAGLEAAAPTAAASTLDLAGVSRWYGNVVAVNDVTMRLGPGVTGLLGPNGAGKTTLLHMMAGFLAPSRGAVTLDGEPTWRNPDIYRRLGLVSEREAVHAFLTAYEFVLASAKLHRLPDPEAAARRAIALVEMEEAQGRRIGTYSKGMRQRTRVAAALVHDPQVLLLDEPFNGMDPRQRLHMMALLHRLGDAGRTILFSSHILEEVEQVSGTVQVMVAGRLAASGDFRTIRRLMTNRPHVFAVRSTDDRALAVALIAESSVTGVELGRDGLTVRAGDYGAFTRALPKIALARGIRVRSLRPEDESLESVFSYLVEA, from the coding sequence ATGACCACGATCAGTGCCGGCCTGGAGGCGGCGGCCCCCACCGCGGCCGCCAGCACCCTCGACCTTGCCGGCGTCTCCCGCTGGTACGGCAACGTGGTGGCGGTCAACGACGTCACCATGCGGCTCGGCCCCGGGGTGACCGGGCTGCTCGGCCCGAACGGCGCCGGCAAGACCACGCTGCTGCACATGATGGCCGGCTTCCTCGCCCCGTCCCGGGGCGCGGTGACCCTGGACGGGGAGCCCACCTGGCGCAACCCGGACATCTACCGGCGGCTCGGCCTGGTCTCCGAGCGGGAGGCCGTGCACGCCTTCCTCACCGCGTACGAGTTCGTGCTGGCCAGCGCGAAGCTGCACCGGTTGCCCGACCCGGAGGCGGCGGCCCGCCGGGCGATCGCGCTGGTCGAGATGGAGGAGGCGCAGGGCCGGCGGATCGGCACGTACTCCAAGGGCATGCGGCAGCGCACCCGGGTGGCCGCCGCGCTGGTGCACGACCCGCAGGTGCTGCTGCTGGACGAGCCGTTCAACGGGATGGACCCGCGGCAGCGGCTGCACATGATGGCGCTGCTGCACCGGCTCGGCGACGCCGGCCGGACCATCCTGTTCAGCTCGCACATCCTCGAGGAGGTCGAGCAGGTCTCCGGCACGGTGCAGGTGATGGTCGCCGGCCGGCTGGCCGCGTCCGGCGACTTCCGTACCATCCGGCGGCTGATGACCAACCGGCCGCACGTCTTCGCGGTCCGCTCCACCGACGACCGTGCGCTGGCCGTCGCGCTGATCGCCGAGTCGTCAGTCACCGGGGTCGAGCTGGGCCGGGACGGGCTCACCGTCCGGGCCGGCGACTACGGCGCCTTCACCCGGGCGCTGCCGAAGATCGCGCTGGCCCGGGGCATCCGGGTCCGCTCGCTGCGGCCCGAGGACGAGTCCCTGGAGAGCGTCTTCTCCTACCTGGTGGAGGCCTGA